The following are from one region of the Magallana gigas chromosome 4, xbMagGiga1.1, whole genome shotgun sequence genome:
- the LOC136269473 gene encoding uncharacterized protein: protein MAERDTDSEDYYSYEDDFEEESETDEEESEDEDLELSHRNDAAPDLRLSAQHVVLCELCNGSGIKSYCVPCKQSFCNECVGKHLSHLSKSHKVVSYTEKFAVESKAKRKKIKKDLEELENKIHPLYMKIGLGLQSEKTSVEKHYERVDKAITRYKENWLKVVNEIARYEKSRVTEFKSKHISTIEHQENRISSKLAEIEEHISYLKKLLDTSKDFIAGGYESRNAEFKKLPSTKTLPLPEYVAHRIDKTELYNKFGFVTFSSVTQDDDGHIVTNSLPRKTKIIKTIATENDDGSLGSVSCFGDDKIWTTVQGKIMELHNLDGKLLKSVKTRSRNDAWDITTTKKGYLVYSDPGSKTVNRMRKKHIKELIRLRGWTPCCVCSTSLDGLLLTMISEDRKQSKVVRYTDSCEEKQTIQLDDRGNPLYSTRSWKLYVSENRNLDVCVADTDANAVVVVNQTGDLRFRYTGSHSSSKPLKPDGITTDSQCRILIADSDNHKIHILDQNGEILRYITSDLSDGPFRLCVDTRNNLFVAERNSGNIKMIAYT from the exons ATGGCAGAACGTGATACGGATTCGGAGGATTATTATTCATACGAGGATGATTTTGAGGAAGAAAGCGAGACGGATGAAGAAGAGAGCGAAGATGAAGACTTAGAACTCAGTCATCGAA aTGATGCAGCGCCGGATCTACGACTCAGTGCCCAACACGTTGTACTGTGTGAACTTTGCAATGGGTCTGGCATAAAGAGTTACTGTGTGCCTTGTAAGCAAAGTTTCTGCAATGAATGTGTTGGGAAGCACCTATCTCATTTATCCAAATCCCACAAAGTCGTGTCATATACCGAAAAATTTGCTGTTGAATCAAAAGCGaagaggaaaaaaatcaaaaaggatTTGGAAGAATTGGAGAACAAGATTCATCCTTTATACATGAAAATTGGGCTTGGTTTGCAATCTGAAAAGACCAGCGTTGAGAAACATTATGAAAGGGTTGATAAAGCCATAACCAGGTATAAAGAAAACTGGTTGAAAGTTGTCAATGAGATTGCTAGATATGAGAAATCGCGTGTTACTGAATTTAAATCCAAACACATTTCTACTATAGAACACCAGGAAAATAGAATTTCTAGCAAACTGGCTGAGATAGAAGAGCATATTTCGTATCTGAAAAAACTGCTGGACACTAGTAAAGACTTTATTGCTGGTGGATACGAATCAAGGAATGCTGAATTCAAAAAACTTCCATCTACTAAGACACTCCCACTTCCCGAGTATGTTGCACATCGAATAGATAAAACCGAACTGTACAACAAATTCGGTTTTGTCACGTTCTCAAGTGTCACACAGGATGACGACGGCCATATCGTGACAAACTCTTTACCtcgtaaaacaaaaattatcaaaaccaTTGCAACCGAGAATGATGATGGAAGTCTTGGAAGTGTAAGCTGTTTCGGTGACGATAAAATCTGGACAACTGTCCAGGGCAAAATCATGGAGCTGCACAATCTCGATGGGAAACTTCTGAAGTCGGTCAAAACCAGATCAAGGAATGACGCGTGGGACATAACGACGACAAAGAAAGGGTATCTCGTGTACTCAGACCCAGGTTCAAAAACCGTTAACAGAATGAGGAAAAAGCATATAAAAGAGCTGATCAGACTTCGGGGTTGGACCCCTTGCTGTGTCTGCAGTACATCTCTGGATGGTCTGTTGCTGACCATGATCAGCGAGGATAGGAAACAATCTAAAGTTGTCCGTTATACAGACAGCTGCGAAGAAAAGCAAACAATTCAGCTTGATGACAGGGGCAACCCTCTTTATTCGACAAGAAGCTGGAAGCTTTAcgtcagtgagaacaggaacttGGATGTCTGTGTAGCAGACACGGACGCTAACGCGGTGGTGGTGGTCAATCAGACAGGGGATCTCCGTTTTAGATATACTGGTTCTCACTCATCATCCAAGCCACTCAAACCAGACGGCATTACTACAGACAGCCAATGCCGTATTTTGATAGCAGACAGTGACAACCACAAAATCCACATTCTAGATCAGAACGGAGAGATTCTTCGCTACATCACATCTGACCTATCGGATGGTCCTTTTCGTTTATGTGTTGATACCAGAAACAACCTCTTTGTTGCTGAAAGGAACAGTGGAAATATTAAGATGATCGCTTACACTTGA